The Juglans regia cultivar Chandler chromosome 11, Walnut 2.0, whole genome shotgun sequence genome contains the following window.
AATCACAGGCGTCGACACCTTTGGCAGTGGCTTTTAGGCTTGCTACTGCTGCCTTGTTGAACACGAACCTTCTCGTGATGTCAGCTCTTCTATAAGTTTGGTGCAGTGCAGCAGGCACATTTTCTCTTGGTGGGAAGAAAGAAGCCAGGTCAAATATTGGATGACTAATGTCATCGATTCCACCTACACGACATGCAGTAGCCCACGAGTTAAAGAATGCAGTGCCTGTGAATCCGTCGGTTATCCTGTGTGCACACCGAATCCCAACGGCTAGCCCTCCACAATTGAACATGTTAACCTGAACAATTATCAAAGGAGTAGTCGCCGATTCCAATATTCCATACGGGATAAAATTGGTCAACAGCTCCATGTTGACTTCTCCTGTCAAAAGTTGAGCAAGCTTGCCATCTACTTGGGCTTCCAAGTATTCAACCCCTTGATCATTACAGTCAATCAGTTGTCTTTCTTTGATGTATCGCCCAGCTAGCGGGTAATAGAGGGTTAAGATTTCTGACAGTGATTTCTCCAAAAGCTTCCTcgttttatcattttcataccCATTGGCTGGGTAATATAGAACAGATGGCACGTGTGTTGGAGGGCTAAGCTGATCTATGGATGATATTTGCAAACTCCGAAGGTGGGGTGGAGTTGGATTTGCAGGTTTGATAAACTTTTTGGATAGGATTTGAACCTTCATATTCATCTTTGACACTTGATCTTACAGTAGATGACTATAGGTAGACTTGGTTTTACGTGAATGGCTttaataaattcattttgaaaCGATCgactatatatagataaaaaaggCACTGTACGTAGGGGTGGAATTTCAGCCCTCTCCACAAGAAATAATTACGAAAGATAAATATTTCGactataaagaaattacataaaagtgaTAAGTTTAGAATATAAacacatctcattttattattataatttttttaaattttaacacaaaatataataaacaattcaattttttcaaattttaaaatattaataatattaaaaaataatattctaacaatattttatcatctcaactcaattcaactcatttcaatatttaaacgtAGTATAAACTGATATAGTTTGATAtagtacgtcagattataaaattatttttattttaaaataaatctaattaatcacataaaatcacgttaatttataaatttatttttatatattctatttatatgtatatagtacTTCTCATTCAAAAATCCCTTTCCTCCAAAGAGCAAGTGCTGCATGTACGTGGCCTTTGCTACTTGCAAACGATGTCGGCTACCATGTTAACCAGTCAATTACACCAAAGACGTCGTCAGCACTTACTTCCTAACTaccatttgtttttgtatataaacccaatcttcttcctcattaattattattattatttttttaactctgGGGCTAGCTTGGCAAATCCAAAGATTACACAAATTAATCACCCTGGACTAGTTCATGCATGTTACCAAAAGTACTCGACGTCCCTGCGAGTCCTCTcaattaatgattaaaaataaaattaactctCTACGTATCCCAATTGAGATCCACGGTACTTAGAAAATGGCCGTAAGCATGGCGTGAATGGACCAGAATGTCTACGGGCTAGCTAATTAGTTGTCAAAGCTTGAATTTAAGGTTCCTGATGTCAATAGCTTGACCAACGACAATAACGTCGGTGTAGCTAGCTCAGTttaatatactaatttatacagCTCAATTGGCAATTCTTAGGGTGAGTTTGGcaaccaaactcatctcaactcatttcaactcatcattacaattt
Protein-coding sequences here:
- the LOC109009540 gene encoding acetyl-CoA-benzylalcohol acetyltransferase-like — protein: MNMKVQILSKKFIKPANPTPPHLRSLQISSIDQLSPPTHVPSVLYYPANGYENDKTRKLLEKSLSEILTLYYPLAGRYIKERQLIDCNDQGVEYLEAQVDGKLAQLLTGEVNMELLTNFIPYGILESATTPLIIVQVNMFNCGGLAVGIRCAHRITDGFTGTAFFNSWATACRVGGIDDISHPIFDLASFFPPRENVPAALHQTYRRADITRRFVFNKAAVASLKATAKGVDACDSTTPKRQPSRVAVVTALLWKALIGVSQARHGRSRPSILSHLVNMRGKTALPISENSSGNLCRNAFARFGGESCDKKLIELHALVGLVNDAMRDAVASCLKPKNGNDLCSMVSDSLREVCEEYEKGETDVYMFFSWCRLPFYETDFGWGKPIWVSTTRVPVEIVYLVDTKDGDGVEAWMHLDEKNMLLFQDHPDIIAFASQT